The DNA segment TCCGGCAACGGCACTGCTGTAGATGCTGAGGTGGTAGGATTTAAGGACGGCAAGATGCTCCTCATGGCAACAGGGGATATTTCTTTGATACGCCCGGGCAGCAGAATCAGGGCAATGGGGCGTAAGGTATCTGTAAGGGTAGGGCAACAACTTATAGGACGTGTGGTTAACGAGGCGGGAGAGCCACTTGACGGCATGGGTCCGATACGGGCGGAGCACTATCCGCTGAATCCATCATTGATTAATCCTCTGCAAAGGGAGCGGATTTCAGAGCCTATAGACCTTGGTATTTCAGCGATAAACGGACTTCTGACAATCGGTAAGGGCCAGAGGGTAGGAATAATGTCCGGCGCCGGTGTGGGAAAAAGCGTACTTCTGGGCATGATGGCAAAATATACTCATGCGGATTTAAACGTAATTTCACTTATAGGTGAAAGAAACCGTGAAGTGAGGGAGTTCATAGAGCGCGACCTGGGCCCGGAGGGCATGAAACGCTCTATTGTGGTGGTTACCACATCCGAGCAGTCGCCGGTAGCTAAAGTAAGAAATGCCTTTGTAGCAACGGCAATTGCAGACTACTTCAGAGCACAGGGCAAGGATGTCCTTCTGTTTATGGACTCTCTTACACGGGTTGCCATGGCTCAGAGGGAGATAGGTCTTGCCACGGGTGAGCCACCAGCCTCTAAGGGCTATACGCCGTCTGTGTTTGCCCTGCTGCCCAGACTCCTTGAACGTGCCGGCACCATAAAGGGCAAGGGGAGCATTACAGGGCTTTACACGGTGCTTGTGGAGGGGGATGATCTCACTGACCCGGTAGCTGACACGGCAACTTCCATCTTAGACGGCCACATTGTGCTTTCAAGAGAGCTTGCCATGGAAAACCACTATCCCGCCATAAATATTCTGCGCTCTATAAGCAGGGTAATGCCTGATATAATAAATGATAGACATAAAACAGTGGCCGGTAAATTCATGGAGACCATGGCTGTTTATAAAAGATTTGAGGATATGATTAATCTGGGCGCTTACAAGGAAGGGTCAAATCCAAAGGTTGACTTTGCCCTTTCCATGATAGATAAACTAAATGCTTTTTTAAGACAGGGAATGACGGAACAGAGAGATTTTAAAATCACTATAACCAAACTTTTTGAGCTTTTTCAGGTAAAATAAATTATGGCCAGAGTTGATACGCTTAAGCGGATTCTTCAGGTAAAGGAATATCAGAAATCTGAGGCCGAAATTGAGCTCCAAAGAGCATGGAAGGTGCTGCGTACCGAACAGGATACACTTGCGATGCTGGAGAGACTCCTTGCCGACAATACCGCTGTTTTAGACAAAAAGAAGACTTCCAGAAACATTAATGTTTATGAGCTTACCCTTTATTATGATTACATAGAGAGCCTCTACAAGAAAATTGATAAACAAAATAAAGTTATAATAGATAAAACGGCTGAGGTAGAAAAAAGGCAGGCTGAATTGACAGAGGCGTATAAAGAGATGAAAACAGTTGAGATATTAAAGGACAGGGTAGTAAAAGATGAACAGAAAAAGTCGGAAAGGCAAGCCCAGCGTGAAATGGATTTTATATATTTATCAAGGCTCCCTCGCTATTAGCCTTGTTTGTTGCTTAACCTTATATTTCCAACCCGCCTATACGTACGCCGAGGATGAGTGCCTGCAGAGGCAAAAGGACCTGGCACTTAAGGAGGAAAGTGTAAAGAAAGAGGCGGCCAGGGTTGATGCGCTTAAGGCGGAAATAGATGCTAAAGTGGAAAAGTATCAGAACATTCTTAAGCAAATAGAAGAAGCTTTGAAAAAACTGCAACAGCCCGGTGATGAGCGTTTTAAAAGGGTTGTAAAGGACTTTGAAGCTATGCCGTCAGAGGAGGCGGGAGCACGTATCAGCGCTCTGGATGAGGATACAGCCGCTAATATCTTATTGAAAATGAGTCCAAGAAAAGCAGGGGCTGCAATGGCTCAGATAGAACCTAAGAAAGTAGCGTCACTTACAGAAAAAATGGTTAATATAAAGAAAAGTTTTCCTGTTAAATGAAAAGTTTTTCCATCCTTTTTTAATTTTCCCACTGCATAAGATATTGTTATTCATTATTAAACAAGCATGTTGCTTATTTGGTACGGGATTTGCATTTAACATTGCTATGAATGATACTAATGCGATAAACTTACAGGGAGCAGGGGAACAGGTGCAGGGGCGCCAAAACGGAGTTAAACACATATCTGATGACGACACTCCAAATAAGTTTGATACTGTTTTTAAAAGAGCACTTAATGACAGACAACGTACCGCCTCAGACAAGAATACTTCTGAGGACAGGAAAAGCATTTCCCCAGATAAGAATACTTCTGAGGACAGGAAAAGCATTTCCTCAGACAAAAAAGTTTCCGATGATAATGAAAACACGGCTCAGGCAGGTTCCATGTCGGCGTCTATGATGGCAATGAACCTCTTTGGAGTCGGAGTCGTAACAGATTTTTCCACCGCTGTGGTGGAGGACACCGGTGTGAATTCAGCTTTGAACGGGAGACTTTCCGGAATCATGCCTGAAGCAGCGAATCCACAAAAGGCTGCAAATACTGAAAATCCGGCGGATATGCTTAAACAGGGAGAGGCTGAAGCTAACGTTGCTGATTTTCCAACTGTATCAGAGGCGAAAAATGAGGCCGGCAAAGGGGCATCTATAAAGGAGTTATTGATAAACAGCACAGATGATAATGAGACTCCTGAGCTGCCGGACACTCTGAATGCAGCAAAACTAAATACCAATGAATTTGAAATTATGGCGGAGGAGGCAGTACAAAACGATGCCGGCAACAGCCGGTATGAAAAACTACAAAACAATAAGACTGAGGGCAACCCAGGCATAGAGCAGATGTTTAATCAGGACTTGACGGCAAAGACACATCAACAAACTACCGGCACGGCGCCTCATGCGGTAAGCACTGAGGGAAATGTTCCCAAAGCTATTCAACTAAATGAGCATGTCTTCAGTGTAAACAAGCTAAGTGATACTTCAATAGAGGTGCGTTTGGAGCCGGATGGTCTGGGCTCTGTCAAGATACAGTTAAATATAGAAAAGGGCACTCTTCATGCCGATATAAGAGCCTCTGATGAGGCGGCGAAGGTTATAATTGAAAAGAATCTGAATGATATAGTAAAAGCTTTGACTCAGGAGGGGTTAACGGTAGGGGATTTTTCAGTTTCACTAAAGGACAAAGGAAGCCAGGACGGCAATGGTAAACAACAGGGTAACGATGGCAAGAAAGGTCTTGACGGTGACTCTCAAGAAGCGGAAATTACATCCGTAAACAGATATAGCACATCAGATGATGGTTTGATAAACATATTTGCATAAGCAAATAGGAGGTATAGATATGAGTACAACAATAAACACAGCAACGTCAAACACGACGTCATCGGGCACCACATCAAGTACAAGCTCAACGGCCTCATCAAAAGATACCGTGGATAAGATGGATTTTCTTAAGCTCTTTACAAAACAGCTTCAGTACCAGAATCCATTGGACCCTATGGATTCGTCTAACTTTACCACACAGTTAGCACAATTTAGCTCACTTGAGGCACTAAACAGCATACAGAGCGGGATTACAGATTTGAACTCGTACTCAAACTCTTTAAATAATATGATGGCGGCAAATCTGATAGGTAAGGATGTTATTATGGATGATGGAACGACCGGTAAAATAACCGGAATCAGTTTTAATGACGGGGTCTCTTCCCTGACGCTTGACAACGGCAGTAACGTTTTAATGGGTAACGTCAAGCAAATAGGAACAACGACAACATCATCATCAGCCACAACATCGTCTTAGAGATATGAGACAAGACAGGAGGATATTGATATGATAACATCTCTTTGGACGGCAGTTAGCGGTATGAGCACAAACAGTACGTCATTAGGTGTTGTGGGTGACAATATAGCAAACATGAATACAACCGGTTTTAAAGCAAGCAGGGCGTCATTTGGTGACGTACTGAGTCAAAGCCTGGTAGGTGTAGCGGGGGGGGGGGCAGGTTGGGAGGGGCTCTCTTGTTGACAGTGTAAGCCCACTTTTTACTCAGGGCTCTTTTGTTGCAACCAATAACGGCATGGATTTAGCTATAGACGGCAACGGATTTTTTCTAGTTAGAGACAACGCAACAAGCTCATCCTCAGGTATGACTTACTATACCCGTGCAGGCAACTTTAGTTTGGATAAAGACGGCTATATGGTAACCTCTACAGGTTTCAGAGTGCAGGGATACATGGCTACAGACGTAAATGCTGTATCGGTGACAAGCGGCAATCTCAGCGATATCAAAGTAGATACGAGCTTCAGTTCCGCAGCAGTAACAAGCAATGTGGACTGGACACTCAACCTGAATTCCCAGGCAAGCGTTATAACTGCTGCATTTTCGCTTGACAGTGACGGCGATGGTATAAGTGACGACCCAGGCAATTACAATTACTCATCCACCTCAACCGTATATGACTCCCAGGGCGGCTCACATGAGGTAACCGCTTATTATACTAAAACTGCAAACAACTCGTGGGAGGTCCATTATGCTTATCAACAGTCAACCACAAGCAGCGTATTAACTCTCGCCACATCAACTGCTACCCAGACACTGTCGTTTAACACTAACGGCTATCTTGTAAGCGATGGGACAGGTACGGATGTTTCGGCAAGCACTGAGCCCTCTATTGCGTTTAACTTCCTAGGTGGCGTGACTAATCCACAGAATATTACTTTCAACTATGGTAAGTCTCTGAATCAAAGCGGCACGGGATTAAATGCATCCCAGCAATTAGCGGATACTTCTCAGGTGCTGGATATAAGTCAGGACGGACACGCTCCAGGGTCACTTAAGAGTTTAAACATTGACGATTTAGGTAAGATAACCGCTGTGTTTACAAACGGTCAAACAAGGACTCTCGGACAAATTGCCTTA comes from the Nitrospirae bacterium YQR-1 genome and includes:
- a CDS encoding FliI/YscN family ATPase, whose translation is MQAVDLNPYIDIVQKIDPLRVYGRIVEITGILIKCTGVKATVGETCLIYSGNGTAVDAEVVGFKDGKMLLMATGDISLIRPGSRIRAMGRKVSVRVGQQLIGRVVNEAGEPLDGMGPIRAEHYPLNPSLINPLQRERISEPIDLGISAINGLLTIGKGQRVGIMSGAGVGKSVLLGMMAKYTHADLNVISLIGERNREVREFIERDLGPEGMKRSIVVVTTSEQSPVAKVRNAFVATAIADYFRAQGKDVLLFMDSLTRVAMAQREIGLATGEPPASKGYTPSVFALLPRLLERAGTIKGKGSITGLYTVLVEGDDLTDPVADTATSILDGHIVLSRELAMENHYPAINILRSISRVMPDIINDRHKTVAGKFMETMAVYKRFEDMINLGAYKEGSNPKVDFALSMIDKLNAFLRQGMTEQRDFKITITKLFELFQVK
- the fliJ gene encoding flagellar export protein FliJ; translation: MARVDTLKRILQVKEYQKSEAEIELQRAWKVLRTEQDTLAMLERLLADNTAVLDKKKTSRNINVYELTLYYDYIESLYKKIDKQNKVIIDKTAEVEKRQAELTEAYKEMKTVEILKDRVVKDEQKKSERQAQREMDFIYLSRLPRY
- a CDS encoding flagellar hook-length control protein FliK, with translation MNDTNAINLQGAGEQVQGRQNGVKHISDDDTPNKFDTVFKRALNDRQRTASDKNTSEDRKSISPDKNTSEDRKSISSDKKVSDDNENTAQAGSMSASMMAMNLFGVGVVTDFSTAVVEDTGVNSALNGRLSGIMPEAANPQKAANTENPADMLKQGEAEANVADFPTVSEAKNEAGKGASIKELLINSTDDNETPELPDTLNAAKLNTNEFEIMAEEAVQNDAGNSRYEKLQNNKTEGNPGIEQMFNQDLTAKTHQQTTGTAPHAVSTEGNVPKAIQLNEHVFSVNKLSDTSIEVRLEPDGLGSVKIQLNIEKGTLHADIRASDEAAKVIIEKNLNDIVKALTQEGLTVGDFSVSLKDKGSQDGNGKQQGNDGKKGLDGDSQEAEITSVNRYSTSDDGLINIFA
- a CDS encoding flagellar basal body protein, yielding MITSLWTAVSGMSTNSTSLGVVGDNIANMNTTGFKASRASFGDVLSQSLVGVAGGGAGWEGLSC